The Maylandia zebra isolate NMK-2024a linkage group LG1, Mzebra_GT3a, whole genome shotgun sequence DNA segment TTTTTTCTAAAAACTTCACTCATTGTTATGACTAATGTACTTAATACAGATTACACCAatattatacttttgagtttttttcttttgaaaatttTATTCCAGTCTTCACAAGCCAGATTTGTCTTCGCATACATGAAGGGACAAAGGATATGTCTGCTATAATACTATGGGCAAATAATAGCCTGTTGCATAGTCAGCACATAAACTGGGAATAATCTGTATCGCTGCCCTCGCATAGCCAAAAATAGATACAGTCAGGTGGATACAGCAGACTGGTTCTATTCAAAACACTGTGCAAGAGCTTGGGCTTTTCAATAAGCAAAATTACCTCAAAGATGAAAGACCGTTACATTAAATTAATAGAAATCATGTGTTAAAGAGAGATGATGGGGAACTGGTTAGAAGAGGGATTTGGGAGTCAGTTTAGCTGGTATCAAAGCTTAGAGGAAGCAGCAGACAGTGGCAGAGCAGGAAAGCTCAGGTGGACACCCTGGGGACTTAAAGGGTAGAAACAAGAGACCTCTGCTGGTGGGCCAGAACAGAAGAGGTCAGGCAGATGGACTGAGCAATGGAGACTGACGTTGCAGAAGAGTTCAGATGGTTCTGGCTGTCGGCTAAGGTGCTAGACAGGATGGTTGCTGGAAACCAGAGTCATCTTTAGTTAAGGGAAACCAGAAGAATCCTTAGTCCTGGCCAATGAGAGGATGGCATTTGGAAAGGGGTGCAAGACAGGTGACTGCGGTGCTGGGAGCTCAGTGAAGCGTGGCAGTGTAGAAAACCATATGGAATAAAAATACGAAAACTGCATCTAATTACCCATTATCTCTATTGGTTAAATCAAACATACAGCACATATTTTATAAGGTCATGTGTATAAGGACATGATATACTTATATAAGTGGCCACTTCCATTTTTAACATATGATATAATGCTTTGCCAATTCTTATGTAATTCTTATAATCACAGGCCATGAGATGGTTGTGAAAGCAGACACTTAAATTAGTCGATAATAGTATGAGATGCAGCATTAATAGCAGGTTTTCTGCAACTAATAGGGAAAAAAGGGACTTCAAAACTATATGTCTTGTAAGACATGCATAACCTGAATGATTGTGATCAAGATTTTCGAATTCTTATTTAATGTGATTTTTGAAACTATGGTGACAGGGGTGCATAGCTGGTCAAAATCGTCACATACAAGAGATGAAGAAATAACTGAATGATGAGTCTCGGTAGCCCTGATAATACAAAATATAagagtaaaagggaaaaaaagactgaTGACCATTAATGATGCACTGGAGACGGTTGTTAACAATGCAGTGGTAAAGCACCATGTCAGTATGTGTAGTATTTTTTCAGTACTTATTCAGTGCATTTGGCCACGTTATGAACAgcatttatttcttctgttatcTTGATGATGAACAATTAAAGTAATTACCACTTAATAATTTTTTGCCTCACAGAAGCTCAAGGATGGATAAGAGCTTAGGGAATGAGGGAATTCAGCATATAGAAAGTGTAAGCCTTTGATATTTCCATAATTACACATGCATAACAGCTTTAAAATCTATACAATCCCAGATGCGTACTCCatccttattttattttgaccTTGTCATTGCCCCTGGGATTGGTTAGTTTTGAAGGTTTGGATTCTTGTTAAATATTCAATAATGCTGGTTTCTTTTCTGctttcactgctgctgtttttaaatgtttgtgtttttggttcctACTTTGGGTTTAATATACTTGTGATTTATTTCAGTTATGAGATATTATTGCCTTTTTAGTTTCTGTCTGGAGctgattatcatttttgtttCCTCACTGTTTTCTTGTGTCCGTGTTGAGTAGGTGTTCTggattgtttcctgttttactttgatagtttTCATTGGTTGTTttaatttgggtttttttgtttgtctttttttaaaatttgtgtcTAATTCTCAGCCAGTCCAGCATCTGGATCCTCGTCACCGCTTCCTTCATGACAGACCCATCCCAACTTAATATCTACTACTAAGACATTAGCCGACATAAGGAGTTTATAAGATTGTTCTGGTCTGCTTCAGTGACATTACATCATCAAATAACGGTGCATAAAAACACACTGTTCAAATTCAGATATCAAACAGTAACTCAAAAACATGACATGGGATTTTCAAAGCAAAATTGTGTGCATATCTGTAACACCAATTAGGATGCAAACCATCTCAAGCCTGTTTTAACAACTTTAAACTTTAATTAAAGCCTCAATTAATTTTTATGAAAATTACACATGCTGTGTTTGAACTTGTGACATTTAAAGTTCCCTACAGAGCCACATTTCTTCAGTTTGGTATCTCAGAGACTCCAGCTGTAAAACATGGTTAAATGTAACCTTTTTTCATATCTTCCATGGTCTTGATTGACATTaacagcactttttaaaaaggcacaacattattacatgtttttaaatatcAGTAGAATTAACAAATTTCTGGGGTTAATACATCTAATATATGTGAATACATACATACCCTTACCTCAATTTGAGGCAAATGGTTAATACTCCATGGGGTCCTTATGATCCAAAACAAGACTTCAGTTAATTTTATTTGCTTATAACAACAGTTGTCTtatggtgctttatattgtatggGGTAGAAGACCTTAACAATATTAGAGAGAAGGAAacaagcaagcacttggtgaagGTGGAGAGAAAGAACCTCCCTTTACTGTAACAGCCAGAAAGAGGCTCGGGGACATTTGCAGCTTCTGGAAAGAGGGAAAGTagaacagtgaaaacagaaaagtaaAGATCATTTAAGAAAAGACAGGTAATAGTAATGTAACTTAGTATATTATCACTGTTTGGATGAAAATTCCTTTTACTTGCAATAAAGTTGCAAAGTTCATGTAATTATTTCAGAGTCATTGCAgcagtttctattttttttttttagtgctttTGCTTCTTGAGAGCAGAGATGATTCAGATGCCCTTGATGACTCTGTTGCTTCACACCTCATCTCCCTTTCCATGGTGACTTGCACACCCTGGGCTGGTGTAAACAAATGCAATGCACTGAAGAATTATTCAGTGTCATGCTTTGAAACTATGAACTtgatagatgaagacctggatTGATATGCTGGTAAAACTTTTTATACTCCCACGGCCATTACTCCTGGTGTTGCCCACAAGTACTGCTTATATATAATCACACAGTTTATGATGCACATGTGTGAACAGCAACCGAGTAGTAACTTTAATTTTGCAAAGCTGTTATCTTTAGAGTGACATCTTCAGTTTGTTTATACGTGTTTTGTGGATCCACAGATTTAACAGGAGAGCTAGAGTAGCTGTTAGGAGCCCTTTAAACTCCTACATGTACCAGTGTAGAGCAGCTTCATGAGTGATCTTGTCCTTGAATTTTGGGATTCGATAGTATTTCTCTTATAAACTCATCTGttttcagaatgtttttttttctgttttgtataaATTGCGACTTTCACGCCTTCCCTCCCCATTTgtcaaattgttttttttaaccacagacCATATATAacagcctgtaaatgtttttcttgCAAGCTGTTTTTTATACCCTCTCATTTATTTACATGATAATATGCATTAACCACACAGGCAGCATGAAGCGCCTTGGGTTTAGCACTTTATCAAACTACTGGGAACATTTTAAATTCTTGCAATTAATGTACCTCACTGACAGTTTCACATTATAAATTATACTCATGGAAGAGAGTTAGTTCTGCTTTcttgtggctgtagctcaggtggcagagcaggtcagccactaatcagaaggtcggtggtttgatcccaggccaaatatccttgggcaagatactaaccccatgtttgccaactggtggtggtcagagggcccggcagcctcgcctctgtcagtgcgccccagggcagctgtggctacaatgtagcttgccattgtaaatgggtgaatgactgaatgtagtgtaaagcgctttggggtccttggggactgagtaaagcgctatacaaatgcaggccatttaccatttcttttCAAAGTTCTTCATTGGTCATTCCTATGGAAGCCAGGAGAGCTCACCAGACTCAAATAAACATCTGCAAACAGACAAATCCAAGCAAGTTCAAAAAAGTAATCTTCATCTGTATGACAATAGCTGCTTTGCAAATACACACAAGAAAAACCACAAAGCAAAAGTCAAATGCCATGTGCATGCTTGAAAAGAATTTCTGAATTGTcatgttaaaacaaaaatattttaacttattttctgaaaacaacaacaaaccaaGAACTGTGGTCATCTGTGGTTGTAATGCTGCATTTCTATATTTGGTTTTGTTGTATTTGCACCTCTTTTGtggaaaaatcatttttaaagtttcattttttCACCATAATTATCAGCAAAGGAAATGAAATCGAAACATGGGGGGCACACTACCCTTAGAGTGCAGATATGAGCCTCCATTGGATAGTTAAATACTGCTACTACTACTGTAcataattttgattttattgagcATTCTTTATGAGAATctgttagaaaagaaaaaaataaatccaacAGGACCTATAGCTGTGTACCTGACATGTCCATCATGcagtatttttaaaacatttactgAGTAACTTAATCATGAAATGGTTATATATGATGGTGATATCAAAAATCAGAGTGCAACAAAGCAAAGAGAAGACTTATTCACTGTCAGATCTTGTTCTCTCTTTCCAGACATATCTGTGAGTCTGCTGTCATTGGTAGTGACTGCCTGTGGCTTGGCCCTCTTTGGGGTCTCCCTCTTTGTTTCATGGAAGCTCTGCTGGATACCATGGAGGGAGCGTGGGCTTTCCCCCACCACCAAGGAAGCCCATGGGCACCTCAACCCGACTATGAGCCCTCTGCCATCACAGTCTGCACCCAGGCAGCCAGTTTACACAGCTGTGGACCCCCCGATGCACAACCGCCGTGAATCATCACATTGTTCCATGGCCAGAGAGCCTACTCCCGTGGCATCTGTTGTTTCAGTGGAGGCTCCGGTGACTCCTGTATCACCACCACCTGTGGTCATGGCCACACCAGAGGCAGCTATGAAGATCAGCCACACATCTCCAGATATACCACTGGATGCCCAGAGTAAAAGCAGGGAAAATGGAGTTCACACTAACCCCCGAATGCAGAGACAGACCACTGAACCCCCACCTTCTGGATGCTCAATGTCTGAAATAGGGTCAGTATGAGGTATTTGTTGATTTATGTGCTCCCATAAGATATGCTGGCCTTATTTTCTAAAAATCCCCTAACAATTATGATCTCTGTTAAAAACGCTAACATTCAAACTACTAATTGTTTCTGCTACTTTTCCCAATAGAACAAGAGAGATGAAAGACAAAATGACTTGGACTTGACTTTAGTTATGACTCCTGCCAAcatgtttcacatttttactTTCTATTTGTGCATCAACTATAATACATTTAAGGATTTTGGTAAAGGAAAACAACTTACACCTTATTTATGATTAGGGTTAGGTAGTTCAGAGGCTTGGTTGAAATGTGGATTTTGTTAAGTGTAGGTGTCTGAAACATGACTAAATGTCATGTGCAGATGTGAGTATAAAAAACAGACACATTATAAGGCAATAatgaaaccaaaacaacaatttCTGTCTGCTAGactataaaatgtataataCAGCACACTATGTGTACACTATGTTCTTGAAGTGAAAAGCAGCATTGGCACTAGATATAAATTATGATATGCAGAACAATTCATTATGCAGGTTGCTTCAAAAAATATGCAGCTGATGTTTTAACATTCCTTCTTTtcattgtgttaatgttgtatgattttgttttctgttgatttcctctgtgcacAGTCAAGGGTCCATTCGTAGACACATGAACCTCTCTAACCCAGACTTCAACGTGGCCCAGTTCCAAAGGCAGGACTCCCTCACCGGAATGGGCCTGGGCCTGGGCCGCCTCAAACCCGAGCTCTACAAACAGCGCTCCCTTGAGGGGGACGAAGGAAGTCGAAGAGACGGAGGTTGTGGGCGCCTCCATTTTATCCTCAAATATGACTGTGATCTAGAACAGTTAATAGTTAAGATCCACAAAGCAGAGGACCTCCCGGCCAAGGACTTCTCCGGTACCTCTGACCCTTATGTTAAGATCTACCTGTTGCCCGATCGAAAGACCAAGCACCAGACAAAGGTGCACCGCAAGACACTCAACCCTGTGTTTGATGAggtcttcctgtttcctgtggcATACTCTGAGCTTCCTACACGAAAGCTACACTTCAGTGTCTATGACTTCGACCGCTTTTCACGGCATGACATTATTGGTCAAGTGGTGGTGGACAACTTCCTGGATCTGGCAGATTTCCCCAGGGAGACAAAACTCTGTCGAGACATCCAGTATGTCTCCTCGGTGAGTTTGAACGTTCACTCAAAACTATGTCATATTTACTTAGAGCTGCCAGGTTATATTTAACTTTTCCCCCACAAAGGCTGTGTGTGACAGCTGTGTGGAGAGTTCGAAATTTGTCCCTCTGTCTCCCACTGGCAGTACAAAGTACtgaatttttttccttttatcacTTGTCAGGTCTgaaaaaacaggacaaaaattAGTTAAGGTGATCAGGCCTGTGTTTGAAAActgatgttttcttttactttgcTGTCTCTCTCTGCTGTCGAGATGAAAAGACTTTAAAAAAGCATCTGTTTAATAACAGATGTAGTGACCCCGAGCGCAAAATTTTACTACACAAGACATCTATGGCATCAGTGTTGATATTAtatgctttttaaaattgcCTTTACATGCCCGGAGAATGATTAGCAATAGATTTTTCATTAAATATGGTTTTTGGAAGGAatactaatttaaaaaatatgcatttaGAATAGTGTTTAATACTATACCTTCCTTTTTCTTTAACAATCCTTGATGCTGCACATATTACAAATAGATGACACAAGTGAAGGACTGAGGCATTTTATTAGCAATTACTTTTACTGCATCTGCTCCCACCTATCTAAATTCAGTTTGCTCTGCTGGAACGACCTGTTTACCATGAGTAAATTAAATCCTTTGAGACTTTTTAAGGTCAACAGGATTACAGGCCTCTTGCCATGTTACCTTACTGACTGCGTGCTAGTAAATCTCATTTTGTTAGGACCAGTTTCTGTTAGACCTATAAAGTGAGCATACAGTTGCACAGAGTGTCTGTCAGTGTATGTACGTCCTTATAAGACcaaatgtgtgtgagagagaaagaaacggagaacaggagaaaaaaatatttaaaaaaaaaactgagaaaactggTTTGGGAACAAGACATACGcaccatttttctttctttctttcttacatTATTAGCTATTTAAGATCTTTATAATGTTTTTCACTGTTCCTGCTCATCTCCTGTAGAGGTGAAAGATCTCAGACACCACAATACAGCACTGGTATTTATATGTTGGCCTGTTTTATTTACAGGCATTTCATTTATTGAGCTTGAACAGCTGTAACATGCAACTGATCCCTATATTCTGTTTGCAGTTGATTGCAGGAAACAGTTTAGGCAACAGAACTCAATAAAACAAGATCAATAAAGCACAGCTGTGTAAAGGAAAACTATTGGTTGAATTTAGATGAGATCAATTCCCAGTCACTATGTTAGTTATGATTTTACTTGTGTAAGGGCATAAATCTTAGTTAAAACATTGCAACATTGCTTAATAAGCAATAAGACAGTCCAACACGAACAGCCGTGGTGAGTCAGTCTGGAAACTGTAATAAATGTTTACTGTGGAACATAGTTAACCTTCTCAGCAAAAAGATTTTAATAAGATGTGGAGTGTCTTTGCAACTGGGCTTACTTTAGCAGTGCTGCAGCTTTCTGAAATCTTTCAGAAAGCACAGTGTTGCTATAACCGAATGTACTGCGCTTTTCGTTAAAACAATATTTTGACCACTGCCGACCTTTAAGAATGAACTGTTTTACAGACTCATCTCATCTCAGTCAATTCTTCTCATCTTAAGAATTGACTTTTGAGCAAAACATGCAGCCAGTTCaacagcagacaaaaaaaagcatggGAGTATTTGACTGAGCAGCTGTATGTCTATGTTGTGCATATGTCTGTCTCTTGTTTATCTAATAAGCGAATCATCATCTGCCTCTGTTGGCGTCCAGGCTTGTCTGCTACATCGCTACGTCTTTTGCAAATGTCTGCACTGCAGCcatatcatttttaataaggAGAGCACATTAGTTAGCAGAGTTTGTGTGCCTGATGCACTGGCCATTAGTAATGGAAAACAAATTGTTATGCTTTCATCTCTAGTATAAGCAGCTCCATCACTGAATTTAGATTTTCATTTCACAATTATACTTTCATTCAGATTAAGAACAGTAATACAGATGGGAGAGAatcaattaaatattaaatctaacACCACGCACttgttgtggttgtttttatttgtttgtttttaatgctcATTCTTTGTTAGAACTTCATTACATGCAACTTAAGATTGCATTATCACacatatttattgtttattcaCAACAGCAATATGTAATTAAGTGAGTATTACTGCATATATACTTATAATCTCTGGTATTATTTCAAAAAAGtgattaaatgtattttataatGTTCACTTTTCTGTATGGCTAGCATGCTTTTATATTCTTCTCATCAAAGCTGCCACATTTATCCATGCATTTTATTGTCTATGGTAAAGGCACAGTAATCAGTTTTCTTTTGCCTTTTGATCTCGTCTGTTTCACCTCATCGAAATTTAGATATGTGgtgttattttgtgctttttattgCTGTGTCAGTTTAAATTATCACAACGCAGAGCTCAAATTTGTGGCATAGTCCACGCCTGTCTAATTTGCAGGCTACTGATAGCAGCTAAGGTTTTAGTGCATAAAGTCTCACATACAGTGTGCCAAAGACCATTAACGGCTTCCTACTCATGGCCTCTAAAAATACTGACAGAATCTGtctcttctttctgtctttactctgtctctctctctttatctaTCTCTGCctgcctttttttccctcaaCATGTCTCGGTCTTTCTTCATCACACGCACAAATGCATAAACAGACACGGACACACCTGTTTTAACCCAGCTGTGACGAAGTCATCAGCTGTGTCCAACTTTTAGTACGCAAACAAATtgtttaaagtaaaacaaaaaagaagtagCTTACTcagaaaaagtaattagatgTGAATGCATATTATACGCATTCTGAATGTAGTGCTAATGGGTTCTATAGAGTGCTCAGAATGGCTGAGATATTCACAGACAGTAAAATAACAGCTTTTGAGGCAGAAGATACTGGAAAACATAAAAGTGAGAAAtgaagaggggggaggagatGCCGAGAAAACAGCATGACGATACACGAGCATGCCAGATAGAGCCTTCGGGGGAAAATGCTCACAAAAAGTATTGGGATTGTTTTGATCCATCAACATATGGATGTTTACTGGATCAGTGCACCTTTGCCCTGTTTAACTGATTGCTAATCAATGTTGCCTGGTTGGAACAGAATGGTGTGTGACGTCTGGTTGATGGGAACCAGTGATTAACAGAATCTGGAATTCTCACATTTTCACACTGTTCAGTTTTTGTCAGTTTCACAGCACTCAGctaatgcacacaaacagaaaaaaaggaaaaaaaaccccacagagtACACACAGACTCTTACACTTGTACAAATGCTTGTTCTCAGAGATTGACACAGATGCCCCACACATATATCCTCATAAATGAGCTAATTATCTTTGGACACCAGTACATAGACATGATATTCTGTAACCAGTGCACAGAGCTTATTTGATAGAAAATAAAGAATTATCATTAAGTCTTGATTTCCAGTGGGACAGGCCATATTGATGTGTCATTGCCAGATTTTAGCTTGTTTAGCTCTGCAATAGAAGCAGATTGTAGATTAATGAAGAACATGTGTTATTTTTACTGGATTTAAGAATGACAGTCTCAGTATGAACAAAAGCTGTATAATACATTTGATGGTTTGAGCTTTTAAATACAGAATATACTTGTGGCATACCAGCCTGATTATCAGAAACGCTGAGCATGACATTCAACCTGCAGATGTTACATGCTATTTGATGCCTAAGAAGTTTTGCGGAGCACGTAAAACACAGTGCTAATCTGTTTCCCACCTGTATCACAATTATTAGACCATGAAGCATGTAAAACAGATAGTTCTGGGATGTGGGATGCATTTTCTGGAGGGTTTTTTGAGTTAATTCATCCttcacatttaaaagccttgaTGAGTAATTGATCATGATTGCAGCAAAATATACAAGTGCAATTCATGggtgatctctctctctcagaaaaaaacaaaaaacaagacagaaatacacactcACAAAATGCCAAATCAGTTTCTCTAGCTtaaccaaaaaaaataataataataactcaaTAGTGTCCAAGTGTGTGTGACATTCCTAAGACATGCTATAGAAATTGTTGCCAATTGTATGGATGTCCCTCTTGATAGATTTCTGCATCTCCCTTTTCACAGATACTTCTAAAACTAGCACTTAACATATATTATACTTTGGATACCAAATTAGTTATTTTGAATATCTTAATTTAAAAGGCATCTTAGCATACATAAGAGttgttttgagttgtttttttcattgacCTGCTGCTGCAAAAAACATTCCTACTTGGTCTTGGTTACTTTTAGTATGAGAGTTTCATAACAATATGGGGCAAATCTCAGTCTTAGATTTCTCAGTGCAGTTGAGTAATATGATGTCATTATCACAATTACTGGAGCAGCAAAGTCAGTTGATCCTAAGTtttcagtgttgttgtttttgcactTCAGTTGAATTTACTGAGCTTACctttgtaaatgatcagatgatgatgatgagttgATGACACGTGCTTTGAAATACCAGCACAATCTCACCAACATAGCAGCAGATCAGCAAGAGATTCTACTGTAGGTGTCTTTACCACACATATTTGTGTGCTTTCCTGGTTCACACTTCTTTTGTGGAGTTATTTTAAGCACTAGCGATAAGTGAGCAGCAGCTGAACT contains these protein-coding regions:
- the syt9a gene encoding synaptotagmin-9 isoform X2, giving the protein MAPGGKGILNYLQQELQVNDISVSLLSLVVTACGLALFGVSLFVSWKLCWIPWRERGLSPTTKEAHGHLNPTMSPLPSQSAPRQPVYTAVDPPMHNRRESSHCSMAREPTPVASVVSVEAPVTPVSPPPVVMATPEAAMKISHTSPDIPLDAQSKSRENGVHTNPRMQRQTTEPPPSGCSMSEIGQGSIRRHMNLSNPDFNVAQFQRQDSLTGMGLGLGRLKPELYKQRSLEGDEGSRRDGGCGRLHFILKYDCDLEQLIVKIHKAEDLPAKDFSGTSDPYVKIYLLPDRKTKHQTKVHRKTLNPVFDEVFLFPVAYSELPTRKLHFSVYDFDRFSRHDIIGQVVVDNFLDLADFPRETKLCRDIQYVSSDNVDLGDLMFSLCYLPTAGRLTITMIKARNLKAMDITGASDPYVKVSLMCDGRRLKKRKTSTKRNTLNPVYNEAIVFDVPPENIEQISLLIAVMDYDRVGHNEVIGVCRVGNDADSLGRDHWSEMLTYPRKPVAHWHPLVEYQGTTGSSQGGSCNSLKTPPSP
- the syt9a gene encoding synaptotagmin-9 isoform X1, with amino-acid sequence MPGDKDDEICQKALELLSDLCSKGEVQNENCRDFIYYFRDLARPRYTDSDISVSLLSLVVTACGLALFGVSLFVSWKLCWIPWRERGLSPTTKEAHGHLNPTMSPLPSQSAPRQPVYTAVDPPMHNRRESSHCSMAREPTPVASVVSVEAPVTPVSPPPVVMATPEAAMKISHTSPDIPLDAQSKSRENGVHTNPRMQRQTTEPPPSGCSMSEIGQGSIRRHMNLSNPDFNVAQFQRQDSLTGMGLGLGRLKPELYKQRSLEGDEGSRRDGGCGRLHFILKYDCDLEQLIVKIHKAEDLPAKDFSGTSDPYVKIYLLPDRKTKHQTKVHRKTLNPVFDEVFLFPVAYSELPTRKLHFSVYDFDRFSRHDIIGQVVVDNFLDLADFPRETKLCRDIQYVSSDNVDLGDLMFSLCYLPTAGRLTITMIKARNLKAMDITGASDPYVKVSLMCDGRRLKKRKTSTKRNTLNPVYNEAIVFDVPPENIEQISLLIAVMDYDRVGHNEVIGVCRVGNDADSLGRDHWSEMLTYPRKPVAHWHPLVEYQGTTGSSQGGSCNSLKTPPSP